A genomic segment from Clostridium pasteurianum BC1 encodes:
- the dnaA gene encoding chromosomal replication initiator protein DnaA, whose protein sequence is MDTQLKDIWEKTLNIIKSELTEVSFNTWIKSISPLSMNNDFIKFGVPNQFTKEILESRYKDLISNSLKVITTKKYSLVFNILSEETAEVDESYEDKSKDNISSHDEMYTMLNPKYKFDSFVIGNSNRFAHAACLAVAEAPAKAYNPLFIYGGVGLGKTHLMHAIGHYILQNNPKAKVVYVSSEKFTNELINSIKDDKNEEFRTKYRNVDVLLIDDVQFIGGKERTQEEFFHTFNTLHENNKQIILSSDRPPKEIPTLEDRLRSRFEWGLIADIQPPDFETRIAILKKKADVENLNIPNEVMVYIATKIKSNIRELEGALIRIVAFSSLTNKEVSVDLASEALKDIISNKQSRQVTVGLIQDIVANYYSLRIEDFKSARRTRNIAYPRQIAMYLCRKLTDMSLPKIGEEFGGRDHTTVIHAYEKISGGLKKDESLKNAISDITKKINQK, encoded by the coding sequence ATGGACACCCAACTAAAAGATATATGGGAAAAAACTTTAAATATAATAAAAAGTGAATTAACTGAAGTGAGTTTTAATACTTGGATTAAAAGTATATCTCCTTTATCTATGAATAATGATTTTATAAAATTTGGGGTCCCTAATCAATTTACTAAAGAAATTTTGGAAAGTAGATATAAAGATTTAATTTCAAACTCTTTAAAAGTCATTACTACAAAAAAGTATTCTCTTGTTTTTAACATATTGTCAGAAGAAACTGCTGAAGTTGATGAATCATACGAAGATAAATCTAAAGATAATATATCTTCTCATGATGAAATGTATACAATGTTAAATCCAAAATATAAATTTGATTCATTTGTCATAGGTAATAGCAATAGATTTGCTCATGCTGCTTGCTTAGCTGTTGCAGAAGCTCCAGCTAAAGCATATAATCCATTATTTATATATGGTGGAGTTGGACTCGGAAAAACACATCTTATGCATGCTATAGGACATTATATATTACAAAATAATCCTAAGGCCAAGGTAGTATATGTTTCTTCTGAAAAATTTACTAATGAACTAATTAATTCTATAAAGGATGATAAAAATGAAGAATTTAGAACTAAGTACAGAAATGTTGATGTACTTTTAATAGATGATGTTCAATTTATTGGTGGTAAAGAAAGAACACAAGAGGAGTTCTTTCACACCTTTAATACTCTTCATGAAAATAATAAGCAAATTATCCTTTCCAGTGATCGCCCTCCAAAAGAAATACCAACATTGGAAGACAGATTGCGCTCACGCTTTGAATGGGGACTTATAGCTGATATTCAACCACCTGATTTTGAAACAAGAATAGCTATATTAAAAAAGAAAGCTGATGTAGAAAATTTAAATATACCAAATGAAGTAATGGTATATATAGCTACAAAGATTAAATCAAATATACGAGAATTAGAAGGAGCATTAATACGAATAGTAGCTTTTTCTTCCTTAACAAACAAAGAAGTAAGCGTAGATTTAGCCTCAGAGGCATTAAAAGATATAATCTCAAATAAACAATCACGTCAGGTTACTGTAGGATTAATCCAGGATATAGTTGCAAATTACTATAGCCTTAGAATAGAAGATTTTAAGTCTGCAAGAAGAACTAGAAATATAGCTTATCCCAGACAAATAGCTATGTATTTATGTAGAAAACTCACAGATATGTCTTTGCCAAAGATAGGTGAAGAATTTGGAGGAAGAGATCATACAACTGTTATTCATGCTTATGAAAAAATATCTGGTGGATTAAAAAAAGACGAATCTCTAAAGAATGCAATAAGCGATATAACTAAAAAGATAAATCAAAAATAA
- the dnaN gene encoding DNA polymerase III subunit beta gives MKFKCEKNKLQEAISIAQKSVTGKSSMPILQGLLIIAEQGQITIIGSDIDLSIETKLEAEIIETGKIVVDAKLFGDIIRKLPNSYIEINSLDNNSIKLICEKSEFTLVHMNADDFPSLPSINDDMIFSIDQKTLKNMIKSTIFAIAQDESRPILTGVLFEVKDKKINLVALDGYRLAFRSESIENDDSISAVIPGKTLNEVVKILQDEGIVNITFTSNHILINLEKTKIISRLLEGEFIRYTSIIPEEYNLRVNVKREELLNCIERASLVGKDGNTSLIKFDIEDDYMVITSNSQLGNVREELNIILQGEHLKIAFNSKYLIDLLKIIEEEEICMEFSSNITPCLVKSKENNNYTYLILPVRLLNS, from the coding sequence ATGAAATTTAAATGTGAAAAAAATAAACTTCAAGAGGCTATATCTATAGCACAAAAATCAGTGACTGGAAAATCATCAATGCCTATACTACAAGGATTACTTATAATTGCAGAACAAGGACAGATTACAATAATAGGTTCCGATATTGACTTAAGTATAGAAACTAAACTAGAAGCTGAAATTATAGAAACTGGAAAAATTGTAGTTGATGCTAAACTATTTGGAGATATAATAAGAAAACTTCCAAATTCATATATAGAAATAAATTCATTGGACAATAACTCAATTAAATTAATTTGTGAAAAGTCTGAATTTACTTTGGTTCATATGAATGCAGATGATTTTCCAAGTCTTCCATCCATTAACGATGATATGATTTTTTCTATAGATCAAAAAACACTAAAAAATATGATAAAATCTACTATATTTGCAATTGCACAAGATGAGTCAAGACCAATACTTACAGGGGTTTTATTTGAAGTAAAAGATAAAAAAATTAATCTAGTAGCTCTAGACGGATATAGACTTGCATTTAGAAGTGAATCCATAGAAAATGACGATTCTATAAGTGCCGTTATTCCTGGAAAAACTTTAAACGAAGTAGTTAAAATCTTGCAAGATGAGGGAATTGTAAATATAACATTTACTTCAAATCATATTCTTATAAATCTTGAAAAAACTAAAATAATATCTAGACTTTTGGAAGGTGAATTCATAAGGTATACATCAATAATTCCTGAAGAATATAATTTAAGAGTAAATGTAAAAAGAGAAGAACTTTTAAATTGTATAGAAAGAGCATCGTTAGTAGGAAAGGACGGAAATACAAGTCTTATTAAATTTGATATTGAAGATGATTATATGGTAATAACTTCTAATTCTCAATTGGGAAACGTCCGAGAAGAATTGAATATAATTTTGCAAGGAGAACATTTAAAAATTGCATTTAATTCAAAATACCTAATAGACTTATTAAAAATAATAGAGGAAGAAGAAATATGTATGGAATTTTCTAGTAATATAACTCCATGTTTAGTTAAAAGTAAAGAAAATAATAACTATACTTATCTTATTTTACCTGTGAGATTATTAAATAGTTAA
- a CDS encoding RNA-binding S4 domain-containing protein — MEEVKINTEIIKLDSFLKWAGIISQGSEAKFFIKNGEVKVNGVVEIQRSKKLLKGDLIEFNGNQYKII; from the coding sequence ATGGAAGAAGTTAAAATTAATACTGAAATAATAAAATTGGATTCATTTCTAAAATGGGCAGGTATTATTAGTCAAGGTTCAGAAGCTAAATTTTTTATAAAAAATGGAGAAGTTAAGGTTAATGGAGTTGTTGAAATTCAAAGGAGTAAAAAACTATTAAAAGGGGATTTGATAGAATTTAATGGTAATCAATATAAAATAATATAA
- the recF gene encoding DNA replication/repair protein RecF (All proteins in this family for which functions are known are DNA-binding proteins that assist the filamentation of RecA onto DNA for the initiation of recombination or recombinational repair.), whose translation MHIGSLILNNFRNYEKLNIQLDRNINIFTGDNAQGKTNILESIYYCSVGKSYRTNKDKELIQWNKESSYINLYVCKERLDKRIEIKIFKEGKKGINVNSIRLRKISELFGVFNAVIFSPEDLKIVKDSPIYRRKFLDIELSKLNSRYYFELVQYTKVLNERNALLRNNSKDTFDILEIYDKQLSKYGSKLIKYRLDYIDKLNYFGNIIHNDITSKKENIEFKYIMCVKNTDNIETDLFKCYEKNRNKDIYRGNTSIGPHKDDFSILINNIDTRSYGSQGQQRTAILTIKFSTLNILKEYTKEEPVLLLDDVLSELDTSRQKYILNSINDIQTIITCTGINNISSYISGKFKVFNVKDGEISEVDSL comes from the coding sequence ATGCATATAGGATCTTTAATACTTAATAATTTTAGAAATTATGAAAAGCTCAATATTCAATTAGATAGAAATATAAATATATTTACTGGAGATAATGCCCAAGGAAAAACCAATATACTTGAGAGTATTTATTACTGTAGTGTAGGTAAATCCTATAGGACAAATAAGGATAAGGAGCTTATTCAATGGAATAAGGAAAGCTCATATATAAATTTATATGTCTGTAAAGAAAGATTAGATAAAAGAATAGAAATAAAAATTTTTAAAGAAGGTAAAAAAGGCATTAATGTTAATTCTATAAGGTTAAGAAAGATATCTGAGCTTTTTGGAGTTTTTAATGCTGTAATTTTTTCACCAGAAGATTTGAAAATTGTAAAAGATTCTCCAATTTATAGAAGAAAGTTTTTGGATATAGAACTTTCTAAACTAAATTCAAGATATTATTTTGAATTGGTTCAGTATACTAAAGTTTTAAATGAAAGAAACGCATTACTTAGAAATAATAGCAAGGATACTTTTGATATTTTAGAAATATATGATAAGCAACTTAGTAAATATGGAAGCAAATTAATAAAATACAGATTAGATTATATAGATAAATTAAATTATTTTGGAAATATAATACATAATGATATAACCAGTAAAAAAGAAAATATAGAGTTTAAATATATTATGTGTGTTAAAAATACAGATAATATAGAAACTGATTTATTTAAATGTTATGAAAAAAATAGAAATAAGGATATATACAGAGGAAATACATCCATAGGACCCCACAAGGATGATTTTAGTATATTAATAAATAATATAGACACAAGAAGTTATGGTTCACAGGGACAGCAAAGAACAGCTATATTAACTATTAAATTTTCAACTTTAAATATTTTAAAAGAATATACAAAAGAGGAGCCTGTACTTTTATTAGATGATGTTTTATCAGAACTTGATACTTCCAGGCAAAAATATATTTTAAATTCTATAAATGACATACAAACTATCATTACGTGTACAGGAATTAATAATATAAGCAGCTATATAAGTGGAAAATTTAAGGTTTTTAATGTTAAAGATGGAGAAATATCAGAGGTTGATAGCTTATAA
- the remB gene encoding extracellular matrix regulator RemB — protein sequence MFLHLGESVVVPIKDIIGIFDIETTMYSSDTSQFLRMAEEDGFVQRITNEKPKSFIIAEVNQKSKIYLSPISSATLSKRSEMFYLEP from the coding sequence ATGTTTTTGCATTTAGGTGAAAGTGTAGTAGTTCCAATAAAAGATATTATAGGAATTTTTGATATAGAAACTACTATGTATAGTTCAGATACTAGCCAGTTTTTAAGAATGGCAGAAGAAGATGGATTTGTTCAAAGAATAACTAATGAGAAGCCAAAATCATTTATAATTGCTGAGGTAAATCAAAAAAGCAAGATATATTTATCTCCAATATCTTCTGCTACACTTAGCAAGAGAAGTGAAATGTTTTATTTAGAACCATAG
- the gyrB gene encoding DNA topoisomerase (ATP-hydrolyzing) subunit B — MSQNNEIYDESQIQVLEGLEAVRKRPGMYIGSTSLRGLHHLVYEIVDNSIDEALGGFCKNIDIVIHKDNSVSIVDDGRGMPVGIHHKMNKPTVEVIMTVLHAGGKFGGGGYKVSGGLHGVGASVVNALSETCEVIVKRDGHIWRQLYHRGNVASPFEQIGDTEEHGTQTNFKPDSEIFEEIEFSYDTLAQRLRELAFLNKGIKINFTDERQDKKETFHYEGGIKSFVSYLNRNKEAIFPEPIYIEGYKGDYVVEMALQYNDGYAENLFSFANNIDTVEGGTHLSGFKTALTRVLNDYARKFNFIKENDKNFSGEDIREGLTAVISIKLSDPQFEGQTKTKLGNSEVRGIVDSILGENVSAFLEENPQIGKIIIDKALLAARARDAAKKARELTRRKSVLETTALPGKLADCSSKDPAECEIYIVEGDSAGGSAKQGRDRKFQAILPLRGKIMNVEKQRIDKILNSEMIRAMITAFGAGISKDFDIEKIRYHRIIIMTDADVDGAHIRTLLLTFFYRYMRELVEQGHIYIAQPPLYKVSKGKKEVYCYLEKDLDKVLEELGGKDNNTSIQRYKGLGEMNAEQLWETTMDPERRILLKATVEDAMVADEIFTILMGDKVEPRREFIQQNAKNVINLDI; from the coding sequence ATGTCACAAAATAATGAAATTTATGATGAAAGTCAAATTCAGGTTCTTGAAGGATTAGAAGCGGTAAGAAAGAGACCTGGAATGTATATAGGTAGCACTTCTCTAAGGGGTCTTCATCATCTTGTTTATGAAATAGTTGATAACAGCATAGATGAAGCTTTAGGTGGTTTTTGTAAAAACATAGATATTGTAATTCATAAGGATAACTCAGTATCCATAGTTGATGATGGAAGGGGTATGCCTGTAGGAATACATCATAAAATGAATAAGCCAACAGTGGAAGTTATAATGACAGTGCTTCATGCTGGAGGAAAATTTGGCGGTGGTGGTTATAAAGTATCAGGAGGTCTACATGGTGTTGGAGCATCAGTTGTTAATGCTTTATCTGAAACCTGCGAAGTTATAGTTAAAAGAGATGGCCATATTTGGAGGCAGCTTTATCATAGAGGAAATGTAGCTAGTCCTTTTGAACAAATAGGTGATACGGAAGAACATGGTACTCAGACTAATTTTAAGCCAGACAGTGAAATATTTGAGGAAATAGAATTTAGCTATGATACATTAGCTCAAAGGCTAAGAGAATTAGCATTTTTAAATAAGGGAATAAAGATTAATTTTACAGATGAAAGACAGGACAAAAAAGAAACATTCCATTATGAAGGTGGAATAAAATCATTTGTTAGCTATCTAAATAGAAATAAAGAAGCTATTTTTCCAGAACCAATTTATATTGAGGGATACAAAGGTGATTATGTAGTGGAAATGGCACTTCAATATAATGATGGTTATGCAGAAAATTTATTTTCTTTTGCAAATAACATTGATACAGTTGAAGGTGGAACTCATCTTTCTGGTTTTAAAACAGCACTTACAAGAGTTTTAAATGACTATGCAAGGAAATTTAATTTTATAAAGGAAAATGATAAGAATTTTTCTGGAGAAGACATTAGAGAGGGATTAACAGCAGTTATATCAATTAAGCTTTCAGATCCTCAGTTTGAAGGTCAGACAAAGACAAAACTTGGAAACAGTGAAGTAAGAGGAATTGTTGATAGTATTTTAGGTGAAAATGTAAGTGCCTTTTTAGAGGAAAACCCACAAATAGGTAAAATAATAATTGATAAAGCTTTGCTTGCAGCAAGAGCCAGAGATGCAGCAAAAAAGGCAAGAGAACTTACAAGAAGAAAATCTGTACTTGAAACTACTGCCCTTCCAGGTAAACTGGCGGATTGTTCTTCAAAAGATCCAGCAGAATGCGAAATTTATATAGTTGAGGGTGATTCAGCTGGTGGATCAGCTAAACAGGGTAGAGATAGAAAATTTCAAGCTATACTTCCTTTAAGAGGAAAGATTATGAATGTAGAAAAGCAGAGAATAGATAAGATATTAAACTCTGAAATGATAAGAGCTATGATAACTGCTTTTGGTGCTGGTATAAGCAAGGATTTTGATATAGAAAAAATAAGATATCATAGAATTATTATTATGACTGATGCCGATGTAGATGGTGCACATATAAGGACATTGTTATTGACATTTTTCTATAGATATATGAGAGAACTTGTGGAGCAGGGACATATATATATAGCTCAGCCACCATTATATAAGGTTTCTAAGGGTAAAAAGGAAGTATATTGCTATCTTGAAAAAGATTTAGATAAGGTTCTAGAAGAGCTTGGTGGTAAAGATAATAATACAAGTATTCAAAGATACAAAGGTTTAGGTGAAATGAATGCAGAACAACTTTGGGAGACTACAATGGATCCTGAAAGAAGAATACTTTTGAAAGCAACAGTAGAAGATGCTATGGTTGCAGATGAGATATTTACAATTCTTATGGGAGACAAAGTAGAACCACGTAGAGAATTCATACAGCAAAATGCAAAGAATGTTATAAATTTAGATATTTAA
- the gyrA gene encoding DNA gyrase subunit A encodes MNNEGKVLQVDISSEMKKCYIDYAMSVIIDRALPDVRDGLKPVHRRIIYSMHELGLTPEKGYRKCARIVGDVLGKYHPHGDSSVYDALVRMAQDFNLRYPLVNGHGNFGSVDGDSAAAMRYTEAKMSKIALEMIRDIGKNTVDFVPNFDGEEEEPSVIPSRFPNLLVNGSAGIAVGMATNIPPHNLNEVIDAIFMLIDNNDVTILELMTKIKGPDFPTSGMIIGKSGIRSAYETGRGKVVVRSKCEIEENNGKHRIIVTELPYQVNKAKLIENMADLVKDKRLNGISDLRDESDREGMRIVIELKRDANPQVLLNQLYKHTKLQDTFGIIMLALVDGKPQYLNLKQMLQHYVIFQEEVIRRRTQFELDKARARAHILEGLKIALDHIDEVINIIRSSKTVNEAEERLMDKFNLSEKQSEAIVEMKLRRLTGLEREKIEEELAELMRTIEYLESVLADRNMILNIIKDELTEIKAKFGDERKTLIESVENEIDIEDLIEDEDVVITLTHAGYIKRLPADTYTAQRRGGRGIQAMATKEDDFVEHIFITSTHNNILFFSNQGKVYKLKAYEIHEAGRTAKGTNLINLLQLNQGEKIQAVITLKEFKEDNYLIMATKKGVIKKTSLDQYAAIRKNGLNAINLREDDELIGVRLTNGDSEILMATKNGYAIRFNEKDARPLGRNTSGVRGISLREDDIVVGMEVVDIEQDVLVVSSNGFGKRTHIAEYSVQKRGGKGVITYKVTEKTGELVGARMVKDADEMMIINSNDIVIRINVSDISTTSRNAMGVTLMRSTDEEKVVAIAKIDTDVNENYEVEETNLDSNHE; translated from the coding sequence ATGAATAATGAAGGTAAGGTTTTACAAGTAGATATAAGTAGTGAGATGAAAAAATGTTATATAGATTATGCAATGAGTGTTATTATTGACCGTGCATTACCAGATGTAAGAGATGGTCTTAAACCAGTGCATAGAAGAATTATTTATTCAATGCATGAATTAGGTTTAACTCCAGAAAAGGGATATAGAAAATGCGCTAGAATAGTTGGAGATGTTCTTGGTAAATACCATCCACATGGTGATTCATCTGTATATGATGCATTAGTTAGGATGGCTCAAGACTTTAACCTAAGATATCCCCTTGTAAATGGTCATGGAAATTTTGGATCAGTAGATGGTGATTCAGCAGCTGCTATGAGATATACAGAAGCAAAGATGAGCAAAATAGCACTTGAAATGATTAGAGATATAGGAAAAAATACAGTGGATTTCGTCCCTAATTTTGATGGTGAAGAAGAAGAACCATCCGTAATACCATCAAGATTTCCAAATTTATTAGTTAATGGATCAGCTGGTATTGCAGTAGGTATGGCAACTAATATACCTCCTCATAATTTAAATGAGGTCATTGATGCAATATTTATGCTTATCGATAACAATGATGTAACAATATTGGAGCTTATGACCAAAATAAAAGGACCAGATTTTCCTACATCAGGAATGATAATTGGTAAATCTGGAATAAGAAGTGCCTATGAAACAGGTAGGGGTAAGGTGGTTGTAAGATCAAAATGTGAGATTGAAGAAAATAATGGTAAGCATAGAATTATAGTAACTGAATTACCTTATCAAGTTAATAAAGCTAAACTTATTGAAAATATGGCTGATTTGGTTAAGGATAAGAGATTAAATGGAATATCGGATCTTAGAGATGAATCTGACAGAGAGGGTATGAGGATAGTTATAGAACTGAAAAGGGATGCAAATCCTCAGGTTTTATTGAATCAACTATATAAGCATACAAAATTACAGGATACTTTTGGAATTATAATGCTAGCTTTAGTAGATGGAAAGCCTCAATACCTTAATTTGAAACAGATGTTACAGCATTATGTAATATTTCAGGAAGAGGTAATACGAAGAAGAACTCAATTTGAATTAGATAAAGCTAGAGCTAGAGCTCACATATTAGAAGGTCTTAAAATTGCACTTGATCACATTGATGAGGTTATAAATATTATAAGATCATCAAAAACGGTTAATGAAGCAGAAGAAAGACTTATGGATAAATTTAATCTTTCAGAAAAGCAGTCTGAAGCAATTGTAGAAATGAAGCTTAGAAGACTTACTGGTCTTGAAAGAGAAAAGATAGAAGAAGAATTAGCAGAACTTATGAGAACTATTGAGTATTTAGAAAGTGTATTAGCAGATAGAAATATGATTTTAAATATAATAAAAGATGAACTTACAGAAATAAAGGCTAAGTTTGGTGATGAAAGAAAAACTCTTATAGAAAGTGTTGAAAATGAAATAGACATAGAAGACCTTATTGAGGATGAAGATGTTGTAATAACACTTACTCATGCAGGATACATAAAAAGATTGCCAGCAGATACATATACAGCCCAAAGAAGAGGCGGAAGAGGTATACAGGCAATGGCTACTAAAGAAGATGACTTCGTAGAACATATATTTATAACATCTACTCATAATAATATTTTGTTCTTTAGCAATCAGGGAAAAGTCTATAAACTTAAAGCTTATGAGATACATGAAGCAGGAAGAACTGCTAAGGGGACAAATTTAATAAATCTTCTCCAATTAAATCAAGGTGAAAAAATTCAAGCTGTCATAACTTTGAAGGAATTTAAAGAAGATAATTATCTAATTATGGCTACTAAAAAGGGAGTTATAAAGAAAACTTCTCTTGACCAATATGCTGCAATAAGAAAGAACGGGCTTAATGCTATAAATTTAAGAGAAGATGATGAACTTATTGGAGTAAGACTTACAAATGGTGATAGCGAAATATTAATGGCAACTAAGAATGGTTATGCTATTAGGTTTAATGAAAAAGATGCTAGGCCACTTGGAAGAAATACATCTGGAGTAAGAGGAATAAGTCTTAGAGAAGATGATATTGTTGTTGGAATGGAAGTTGTAGACATTGAACAGGATGTTCTTGTAGTAAGTTCTAATGGGTTTGGTAAGAGAACCCATATAGCTGAGTATTCTGTTCAAAAAAGAGGTGGAAAAGGTGTAATAACCTACAAAGTAACTGAAAAAACCGGAGAACTTGTAGGTGCCAGAATGGTTAAAGATGCAGATGAAATGATGATTATTAATAGTAATGATATAGTAATTAGAATAAATGTATCAGATATATCTACCACTAGTAGAAATGCCATGGGTGTAACCTTAATGAGAAGTACTGATGAAGAAAAGGTAGTAGCAATAGCCAAGATAGATACAGATGTAAATGAAAATTATGAGGTAGAAGAAACAAATTTGGATTCTAATCATGAATAA